A genomic region of Fodinisporobacter ferrooxydans contains the following coding sequences:
- a CDS encoding spore coat protein → MQQQNNVIKNPKPANEPQVKGPELNDRDRLNDILATEKYLTDSFNVAAREASHDLLHQDIMLILNDCHRAARDVYNLMFENGWYKLEAEQQQKLDQMNQQFNGYTTQFPYPLPIQ, encoded by the coding sequence ATGCAACAACAGAACAATGTAATTAAAAACCCCAAACCGGCAAATGAACCGCAAGTCAAAGGGCCGGAATTAAATGACCGTGATCGGCTCAACGATATATTGGCAACGGAAAAATACTTAACGGACAGTTTTAATGTCGCAGCGCGGGAAGCAAGCCACGATTTGCTGCACCAAGATATCATGCTGATTTTGAACGATTGCCACCGCGCAGCTCGCGATGTGTACAACCTGATGTTTGAAAATGGCTGGTACAAACTTGAAGCGGAACAGCAGCAAAAGTTGGATCAAATGAATCAACAATTCAATGGTTACACAACCCAATTTCCTTACCCTTTGCCAATACAATAA